The Desulfosporosinus acidiphilus SJ4 genome has a window encoding:
- the mreD gene encoding rod shape-determining protein MreD gives MRYILITVMFLLSLILPGTLFHFWAWSGIKPDLLMLLTIYMAAHHRRLSSLLWGLGAGLLEDFYLGRYIGMYTLTLLVVAFLSNWLTERWYRENFLLTTFMVFIVTAVGQICVAFLALGAGLQWSMADIAQLVFGVALYNAVLVPITYPLIHRSFQYGWLRYRPRYER, from the coding sequence ATGCGCTACATCCTGATTACAGTCATGTTTCTTCTAAGCTTGATCTTGCCGGGGACGCTTTTCCACTTTTGGGCCTGGTCAGGCATTAAACCGGATCTTCTCATGCTCTTGACCATCTATATGGCCGCGCACCACCGGCGGCTTTCCAGTTTGCTTTGGGGTTTAGGTGCGGGGCTGTTGGAAGACTTTTATTTAGGCCGGTATATAGGAATGTATACTCTTACTCTCTTAGTAGTGGCCTTCTTAAGCAACTGGCTGACGGAACGCTGGTATCGGGAAAATTTCTTGCTGACAACGTTCATGGTCTTCATAGTTACGGCGGTTGGGCAAATTTGTGTAGCTTTTTTGGCCTTGGGAGCAGGACTGCAATGGTCGATGGCTGACATAGCCCAATTAGTGTTTGGAGTCGCATTATACAATGCTGTTCTCGTTCCAATCACCTATCCTTTGATTCACAGGTCTTTCCAGTACGGCTGGCTGCGGTACAGACCAAGATATGAACGATAA